The Coccidioides posadasii str. Silveira chromosome 3, complete sequence genome contains a region encoding:
- a CDS encoding uncharacterized protein (EggNog:ENOG410QDWK~COG:K~BUSCO:418at33183) encodes MDSSDEELVSDLEDRTDDMAASVLGQFIAVNADQRRRERPPESENRLACVSIPRVDNEHEFLVLPGHSRVDRIVSKANDDAYQISYGDLLDLRDGPAALSLFKGTRSQRLKQSTLRAQEQGFVNIETLNLSSDEEQRPARRLRKRLHNALSVSPPQFSSSSEFDNDNPSSAPSIRRSRRLASQTWRHRSFSESQDESDELNGDVNFGKRRGQRARKEVRPAKQGVRTSQRLRTGGTRPMMERMEDDISEVEAAQSGSKYSGAREIFEVLPKDNLFRLRHQPACATCFYGDSPQDPLVYCQGCTSSYHKACLGPRGQRLHLATKVDSGYFILQCRACLGTTHAKDRLAPHLGSCSQCLKPGFFSKPLRPHLTARQEQLQREDNGGIDPSVTVDVDQVNSVKNMMFRCATCKRCWHMSHLPAKSRNAARVIFDSDDDREGDEDDLELQSRRFNEYSRRWECHDCDNAPGEIEVLVAWRPMDLNTYTPGYTSDMLPEVSKEYLVKWQKLSYFRATWMPGSWVWGVTAAAMRKAFHKSSRNLRPCMTTEDAIPEEFLHIDIVLDVRYSNVVSNRTREIDLARITEVKEVYAKYKGLTYEEAVWEQPPESHNVDQWRSFQDAYREWVQGNYVRPPNRGGLKKHLLNVRSKDFEQYWKKSSQPAILTGGQLMQYQLIGLNWIYESWFRQRNAILADEMGLGKTIQVIAFFAALIQDHNCWPFLVVVPNSTVPNWRSEIRRWAPSLRVVTYYGLSTSRKLAHDYEMFPGAAGKADLRCHIVITSYETMADPHARRIFAAVPWQVLVVDEGHRLKNDKSQLYESLSKINFPFKLLLTGTPLQNNIRELFNIIQFCDPSKDAETLEAQYQNLTKENISELHKMILPYFQRRTKAQVLSFLPPMAQIIIPVSMTVVQKKLYKSILAKNPQLIKAIFKKTDGRSLKQSERHNLNNILVQLRKCLCHPFVYSKAIEERGVSDTLLYRNLVEASSKLQLLELLLPKLQERGHRVLLFSQFLDFLDIIEDFLDGLGVLHLRLDGSLSSLQKQKRIDEFNAPNSPYFVFMLSTRAGGVGINLATADTVIIMDPDFNPHQDIQALSRAHRIGQHRKVLVFQLMTKGTAEEKIIQIGRKKMALDQALIGFMDIEDDNGLDLESILRHGADALFDDDDQEDVQYDSDSVEKLLERSEIENTKTGEDSSAESQFSFARVWTNDSANLEDRLDQTENSTPNSTVWEKILKERERIAKQEALEKAETLGRGKRKRQAVDYALPSSPFRKDEKDSDTEFTGTEADSDNDGIRSDSFASPERAKKRIVSPQNRDSALGRPYKRAQVPDLEATTGEAPLNGTSMTMNHERCIACDTIHPQGHCRLKQAGVEHCGLCGIAHFGHSRTCPHLNSEVQVASMLSSLKESTEQRALVEEATKYLRGIRGDLVRRKKHKPARAGAPAAPHNPTMNPNANHWNHPPTPPIPPVLAPLPPLAPVPGPGPAHWHQPYYPWPPAQGPLNPNHSPAYFPPR; translated from the exons ATGGATTCAAGCGACGAGGAGCTGGTAAGCGATCTCGAAGATCGGACGGATGATATGGCTGCCAGTGTTCTTGGTCAGTTTATCGCAGTTAATGCTGATCAACGACGACGGGAGCGGCCTCCCGAAAGTGAAAATCGACTGGCTTGCGTTTCTATTCCTAGAGTAGATAACGAGCACGAGTTCCTGGTTTTACCGGGCCATTCGCGCGTGGACCGAATCGTATCGAAAGCGAATGACGATGCTTATCAG ATATCCTACGGCGATCTCCTTGATCTTCGTGACGGCCCAGCGGCGCTGTCACTGTTTAAAGGAACAAGATCTCAACGATTGAAACAATCTACACTTCGAGCACAAGAACAAGGCTTTGTAAATATAGAAACCCTCAACCTTTCTTCCGATGAAGAACAACGACCAGCAAGGCGTCTTCGCAAGCGTCTCCATAACGCATTATCTGTTTCTCCACCTCAATTTTCATCCTCATCTGAATTCGATAACGATAACCCTTCCTCAGCACCTTCCATCCGCCGATCTCGGAGGCTCGCTTCACAAACCTGGCGACATCGTTCTTTCAGTGAGTCACAGGACGAATCAGACGAGTTGAATGGTGATGTGAATTTTGGGAAAAGGCGTGGTCAGCGTGCAAGGAAAGAGGTGCGGCCTGCCAAACAAGGTGTGCGCACGTCTCAAAGGCTCAGAACTGGTGGCACAAGACCAATGATGGAGCGGATGGAGGACGATATCTCAGAAGTTGAGGCTGCCCAGTCTGGCTCCAAGTATTCAGGGGCACGGGAGATATTTGAAGTTCTTCCCAAAGACAATTTGTTCCGGCTCCGTCATCAGCCTGCCTGCGCTACTTGCTTCTATGGAGATTCTCCTCAAGACCCTTTGGTATACTGCCAAGGTTGTACCAGCTCATATCACAAAGCTTGCCTTGGACCTCGCGGACAGCGGCTCCACCTGGCAACTAAGGTGGACAGCGGATACTTTATCTTGCAATGTCGTGCTTGCCTTGGAACGACGCATGCAAAAGACCGCCTTGCACCACATCTCGGAAGCTGTTCCCAGTGCCTCAAGCCCGGATTCTTCTCAAAGCCATTGCGGCCACATCTGACTGCTCGACAGGAGCAGCTACAACGCGAAGACAATGGAGGGATTGATCCTAGCGTCACAGTCGACGTAGACCAAGTGAACAGTGTTAAGAATATGATGTTTCGCTGTGCGACTTGCAAGCGATGCTGGCATATGTCACACTTACCTGCTAAATCAAGAAACGCGGCGCGCGTCATTTTCGATAGTGATGATGATAGAGAGGGTGATGAGGACGATCTCGAATTACAGAGCCGGCGCTTTAACGAATACTCCCGACGATGGGAATGCCACGATTGCGACAATGCCCCTGGAGAGATTGAAGTGCTTGTGGCGTGGAGGCCTATGGATCTTAACACCTATACGCCGGGTTATACTTCAGACATGCTGCCGGAAGTGTCGAAGGAATATCTTGTGAAGTGGCAGAAGCTCTCTTATTTCAGGGCAACGTGGATGCCCGGATCTTGGGTATGGGGTGTGACTGCTGCCGCGATGCGAAAGGCGTTCCATAAgtcatcaaggaacctaAGACCCTGCATGACTACAGAGGATGCAATTCCCGAAGAGTTCCTGCATATAGACATCGTTCTTGACGTGCGCTATTCAAACGTCGTTTCGAATAGGACCCGAGAAATCGATTTAGCTCGTATCACCGAAGTAAAAGAGGTTTATGCCAAATACAAGGGCCTTACTTATGAAGAAGCTGTATGGGAACAGCCTCCAGAATCCCACAACGTTGACCAATGGCGGAGTTTCCAAGATGCCTATCGGGAATGGGTGCAGGGCAACTATGTGCGGCCACCGAACCGTGGTGGgttgaagaagcatttaCTCAATGTTAGGTCGAAGGATTTTGAGCAATATTGGAAAAAATCATCTCAACCGGCTATCTTGACTGGTGGCCAACTTATGCAGTACCAATTGATAGGCCTTAATTGGATCTATGAATCATGGTTTCGGCAAAGGAACGCAATTTTGGCGGATGAAATGGGCTTAGGAAAGACCATACAGGTTATTGCATTCTTTGCTGCTCTAATTCAAGATCATAACTGCTGGCCCTTTCTTGTCGTCGTCCCAAACTCTACAGTTCCCAATTGGCGGTCGGAGATCAGGCGCTGGGCTCCCAGTTTACGAGTTGTAACTTACTATGGCCTTTCAACTTCACGAAAACTCGCCCACGATTATGAAATGTTCCCTGGCGCTGCCGGTAAAGCAGATTTGAGATGCCACATCGTTATCACTTCATACGAAACTATGGCCGATCCTCATGCTCGCAGAATTTTTGCAGCGGTTCCCTGGCAGGTGTTAGTAGTGGACGAGGGCCATAGATTGAAGAACGATAAGAGCCAGCTTTATGAATCCCTCTCGAAGATCAACTTCCCGTTCAAGCTTCTTCTCACAGGAACACCTTTACAAAACAATATTCGTGAATTGTTTAACATCATTCAGTTCTGCGACCCTTCGAAGGATGCAGAAACCCTTGAAGCCCAGTATCAAAATCTGACGAAGGAAAATATTAGTGAACTTCACAAAATGATCCTTCCATATTTCCAGAGGAGGACGAAAGCCCAggttctttctttccttccgCCAATGGCGCAGATAATTATTCCGGTTTCAATGACGGTTGTCCAAAAAAAACTATACAAATCGATTCTCGCCAAAAATCCGCAGCTAATCAAAGCAATTTTCAAAAAGACCGACGGGAGGAGTTTGAAACAGTCAGAGCGGCATAATTTAAATAACATCCTCGTCCAGCTTCGAAAGTGTTTGTGTCATCCATTTGTATACAGCAAGGCGATCGAAGAAAGGGGAGTGAGTGATACGCTCTTATATCGCAATCTTGTCGAAGCTTCTTCCAAGCTACAACTTTTAGAGCTCCTCCTTCCAAAGCTCCAAGAGCGCGGCCACCGAGTTCTTCTTTTTAGCCAGTTCTTAGACTTTCTTGATATCATTGaagatttccttgatggcctTGGGGTTCTACATTTGCGCTTGGACGGATCCCTCTCTTCGCTTCAGAAGCAGAAACGGATCGATGAGTTCAATGCGCCGAATTCACCTTATTTCGTCTTTATGCTATCCACTAGAGCAGGCGGAGTAGGCATTAATCTTGCGACGGCCGACACGGTTATCATTATGGATCCGGATTTTAATCCTCACCAGGACATCCAAGCTCTTTCTCGGGCCCATAGAATCGGTCAACACAGAAAAGTGCTTGTTTTTCAGCTTATGACCAAAGGAACTGCTGAGGAGAAAATCATTCAGAttggaaggaaaaagatGGCCCTTgatcaagctttaattggTTTTATGGACATTGAAGACGATAACGGGCTTGATTTAGAATCTATTCTCCGTCATGGTGCAGATGCGTTGTTCGACGATGATGACCAAGAGGATGTTCAATATGACTCTGACTCAGTTGAAAAGCTTCTAGAACGCAGTGAGATCGAGAATACCAAAACTGGCGAGGATTCATCAGCAGAATCTCAGTTCAGTTTCGCTAGAGTTTGGACAAATGACTCTGCCAACCTTGAAGACCGGCTGGATCAGACTGAAAACTCGACGCCGAACAGCACCGTTTGGGAAAAGATCTTAAAAGAACGCGAGCGTATAGCGAAACAAGAAGCCCTGGAGAAGGCAGAAACACTGGGTCGAGGCAAGCGCAAGCGGCAGGCGGTTGATTATGCGCTACCGAGCTCTCCTTTCCGAAAGGATGAAAAGGACAGTGATACGGAATTCACTGGGACCGAAGCGGACTCGGATAATGATGGTATCCGATCTGACTCATTCGCATCTCCTGAACGTGCCAAGAAACGTATTGTCAGTCCTCAGAACCGTGATTCTGCCCTAG GCCGCCCCTACAAACGCGCTCAGGTTCCAGATCTCGAAGCTACAACAGGGGAAGCTCCACTTAATGGAACTTCAATGACAATGAACCATGAGCGATGTATCGCTTGCGATACCATTCACCCACAGGGTCATTGTCGTCTGAAGCAAGCTGGAGTGGAACACTGTGGACTCTGTGGCATCGCACATTTTGGGCATTCACGGACATGCCCTCATCTGAACTCCGAGGTCCAGGTTGCCAGCATGCTCTCCTCCTTGAAAGAGAGTACCGAGCAGAGAGCTTTGGTTGAAGAGGCAACCAAATACCTACGAGGAATCAGGGGTGACCTTGTGCGCCGTAAGAAGCACAAGCCAGCCCGAGCAGGCGCCCCGGCAGCCCCGCATAATCCGACGATGAATCCAAACGCGAATCATTGGAATCATCCTCCTACGCCACCAATCCCTCCAGTATTAGCTCCTCTACCGCCTCTAGCACCAGTGCCAGGTCCTGGTCCAGCTCATTGGCATCAGCCTTACTACCCTTGGCCTCCCGCCCAGGGACCGTTGAATCCAAACCACTCTCCAGCCTACTTTCCTCCCAGATGA
- a CDS encoding uncharacterized protein (EggNog:ENOG410PTIC~COG:S) — translation MDASLRPRFFISRQDGSLTPLIAVDELPPLMSVRGVPRLLSQNDTQGMTSLGSANHRGQFYVIDCFTQGSGNANVIIGDNKALPAGPKASIGITSSQNSTIRPHSYLVESRMRLVTERSLLRIIPTPGRKETPRRNTALSGFAMASVTINSKASCIFKHEMPRDPAVLEKLGLRDIPRWYREKHNIKSVTVGADNGRPRANRSNVQALFNGVKKEQCFERLAIEAPKNLHDLPREVVTTGEHRQENQIDRSLQRANKTHAVVNMPALPEETVKGSAAPPSGTLSDIFSPVNQFELHGQGGFSSYHIMDAAPTFKDNKTVGKIGNHFDHDNIYSGTPVAMGGLSESKNAQWLTGSYLQNGAVLNGVTGNGMSPHPTGAATPVSKPANKSPWTLRGGKADFSELPMSPFVPPKPLTDLIAEQEQSKTKHQKSRRLYQPRNDAKPSNGQDGFIAAKLPSSDEIVAKAFSPFGTASPSSLDGNRAPNIGANPGSYSSTSSSGCGSSIRSTSSSIGNGRTRASPENLYCERTASMTSRIFEFNADCDLFNLHLNDDAPTQRAAI, via the exons ATGGATGCTTCTCTTCGCCCACGGTTTTTCATCTCGCGTCAGGATGGCAGTCTTACCCCTCTTATTGCCGTTGATGAGCTTCCTCCCCTCATGTCAGTTCGGGGTGTTCCTCGCTTGTTGAGCCAAAACGACACCCAGGGCATGACCAGTCTCGGCAGCGCAAATCACCGCGGCCAGTTCTATGTCATCGACTGCTTTACTCAAGGCTCTGGAAATGCAAATGTCATCATTGGTGATAACAAGGCTCTCCCAGCTGGTCCCAAGGCAAGTATAGGAATAACATCTTCGCAAAACAGCACTATCAGACCACATTCTTACCTGGTTGAGAGCAGAATGCGACTCGTAACGGAAAGGAGCTTGCTAAGAAT AATCCCAACACCAGGCAGAAAGGAAACTCCAAGAAGGAATACTGCTCTTTCTGGCTTCGCCATGGCGAGTGTGactatcaacagcaaggcAA GCTGTATCTTTAAACATGAAATGCCTCGCGACCCTGCTGTTCTCGAGAAGCTTGGGCTCAGAGACATCCCTCGTTGGTACAGGGAGAAGCATAATATCAAGAGTGTCACAGTGGGTGCTGACAACGGGCGACCCCGTGCAAATCGCTCCAATGTGCAAGCCCTTTTCAATGGTGTCAAAAAAGAGCAGTGCTTTGAGCGTTTGGCAATAGAAGCACCCAAGAATCTCCATGATCTGCCACGTGAAGTTGTCACCACTGGTGAGCACAGACAGGAAAACCAAATTGATCGTTCTCTGCAAAGGGCCAACAAGACCCACGCGGTAGTCAACATGCCAGCCTTGCCTGAAGAGACTGTCAAAGGAAGTGCGGCACCGCCATCAGGCACTTTGAGTGATATTTTCAGCCCTGTGAATCAGTTTGAGCTCCATGGCCAGGGCGGGTTCAGCTCTTATCATATAATGGATGCTGCCCCTACCTTCAAAGATAACAAGACTGTGGGAAAAATTGGCAATCATTTCGACCACGATAACATTTATTCTGGTACTCCCGTCGCCATGGGGGGCCTTTCCGAAAGCAAGAATGCACAGTGGCTCACTGGTAGCTATCTTCAAAATGGTGCTGTTTTGAATGGAGTCACTGGCAATGGCATGAGTCCCCACCCGACTGGCGCAGCAACTCCGGTGTCGAAGCCAGCAAATAAATCTCCATGGACCTTGCGCGGCGGAAAGGCTGATTTTTCTGAACTACCAATGTCGCCTTTCGTGCCCCCGAAGCCACTTACGGATCTGATTGCAGAACAGGAACAATCAAAAACGAAGCATCAGAAATCCCGTCGTCTTTACCAGCCTCGCAACGACGCAAAGCCCTCGAATGGCCAAGATGGGTTTATCGCTGCCAAACTTCCCTCCAGCGACGAGATTGTCGCAAAAGCTTTTAGCCCTTTTGGAACCGCATCGCCCTCTTCTCTTGATGGTAACCGGGCTCCCAATATTGGCGCAAATCCCGGATCTTATTCCTCCACCAGCTCTTCTGGATGTGGCTCTTCTATTCGTTCTACCAGCTCCAGCATTGGAAACGGTCGCACCAGGGCTAGCCCAGAAAATTTGTATTGTGAGCGCACCGCTAGCATGACCAGTCGTATCTTCGAATTCAACGCAGACTGCGACTTATTCAACTTGCACCTGAACGATGACGCCCCAACCCAGCGTGCAGCAATTTAA